A window of Vigna unguiculata cultivar IT97K-499-35 chromosome 4, ASM411807v1, whole genome shotgun sequence contains these coding sequences:
- the LOC114180910 gene encoding uncharacterized protein LOC114180910: MSRAQSSSSCSHNSWLMRNQSLSCNSGGCRGLGEAPTCNCGVEVVLRTARTVKNGGREFWECPNFKGGSGASYGCNFFKWCIEDGDDKKDATILRQRQKIYILEKEVKGWRKWVNLLIGVVCLLVVVNVILVSMMLM, from the exons ATGTCAAGGGCTCAATCATCTTCCTCTTGCTCTCACAATTCATGGTTGATGCGAAATCAAAGCTTGTCCTGTAATAGTGGTGGGTGTAGAGGGTTGGGTGAAGCACCCACATGCAATTGCGGAGTGGAAGTTGTGTTGAGAACGGCTAGAACTGTGAAGAATGGTGGGAGAGAGTTTTGGGAATGCCCTAATTTCAAG GGTGGAAGTGGAGCTTCATATGGGTGCAATTTCTTTAAATGGTGCATTGAAGATGGTGATGACAAAAAGGATGCAACTATTCTGAGGCAAAGGCAGAAGATTTATATTCTAGAGAAAGAAGTTAAGGGATGGAGAAAGTGGGTCAACTTGTTAATTGGAGTGGTGTGCCTGTTGGTTGTAGTTAATGTGATTTTAGTATCCATGATGTTGATGTAG
- the LOC114182317 gene encoding ABC transporter I family member 1-like, with translation MHRRAPFPRLLLHNVSCMRNAQQVLRHVNVSLHDGGALVLTGANGSGKTTFLRMLAGFSRPSAGQILWNGHDIQQSAIFHQYKLQLNWLSLKDAINDKFTVLNNVQWFEVLENKEGKAMAAVELMGLGRLANEKPRMLSMGQRKRLQLARLLAIDRPIWLLDEPSVALDDEGVKLLEYIIAEHRKHGGIVIVATHLHIEIEDSMVLKLPPRFPRRMTHVDMLDRADIT, from the coding sequence ATGCACCGAAGGGCCCCATTTCCTCGTCTCCTCCTCCATAATGTGTCATGTATGAGAAATGCACAACAAGTTCTGCGTCATGTGAATGTGTCTCTTCATGATGGAGGGGCGCTTGTGCTAACAGGCGCAAATGGGTCGGGGAAGACAACTTTCCTGCGTATGTTAGCTGGGTTTTCTCGTCCTTCTGCTGGCCAAATCCTTTGGAATGGCCATGACATACAACAATCTGCAATATTCCATCAGTATAAGCTTCAACTAAACTGGCTCTCTCTCAAGGACGCCATTAATGATAAGTTCACAGTTCTTAACAATGTACAGTGGTTTGAAGTTCTTGAGAACAAGGAAGGGAAGGCTATGGCTGCTGTGGAGTTGATGGGACTAGGAAGATTAGCTAATGAAAAACCAAGGATGCTTTCTATGGGTCAGCGTAAAAGACTACAACTTGCCAGGTTGCTCGCAATTGATCGCCCCATATGGTTGCTGGATGAGCCTTCAGTTGCATTAGACGACGAAGGAGTAAAGTTACTTGAGTATATCATCGCAGAACACAGGAAACATGGAGGAATTGTGATTGTGGCGACTCATCTACACATTGAGATAGAAGATTCCATGGTTTTGAAACTTCCACCAAGGTTTCCCAGGAGGATGACCCATGTGGATATGCTTGATCGGGCAGATATCACTTAA
- the LOC114182098 gene encoding cytochrome P450 82A3-like, with the protein MDFLLNCLTLNTTTVIASFLSLIFLFFCLYRRISSEKRAPIVKGAWPILGHLSLLNGSQTPHKTLGALADKYGALFTIKLGVKEALVLSNWEMSKELFTTNDLAVSSRPKLVAVEVMSYNQAFVGLSPYGPYWRELRKIVTFEFLSNRRIEQLSHIRVSEVQTSFKELCNLCVDNKKQNESSYSCATLVDMKEWLEHLTFNIIVRMVVGKRYFGVVHVEGKEKAERFMKNLDEFMKLMGTFTVADGVPCLRWLDFGGYEKAMKATAEEMDKLLSEWLEEHREKKGLDGKVKGDQDFMDVMISALNGAPIDGFDADTICKATTLELILGGTDSTAVTLTWALSLLLRNPLAMEKAKEEIDMHIGKDGWIKESDISKLVYLQAIVKETLRLYPPAPLSSPREFTQNCTLGGYHIKKGTRLMHNLWKIHRDPSVWSDPLEFKPERFLSTHEHVDLRGRHFELLPFGSGRRICAGMSLGLNVIHFTLANLLHSFDISNPSTEPIDMTEFFGFTNTRATPLEVLVKPRLSPNHYEAL; encoded by the exons ATGGACTTTCTCCTAAATTGCTTAACCTTAAACACCACCACTGTTATTGCATCGTTTCTTTCtctaatattcttatttttctgtCTATATCGTAGAATTTCTTCTGAGAAACGGGCTCCAATAGTGAAAGGGGCATGGCCAATACTCGGTCATCTTTCACTGTTGAATGGCTCACAAACACCCCATAAAACTTTGGGTGCTTTGGCGGACAAATATGGAGCCTTGTTCACCATCAAGCTCGGTGTGAAAGAGGCTTTGGTGCTCAGCAACTGGGAAATGTCAAAGGAACTCTTCACCACAAACGACCTTGCAGTTTCATCACGCCCTAAACTCGTCGCCGTGGAAGTCATGTCCTACAACCAAGCCTTCGTAGGGTTGTCTCCATACGGACCCTATTGGCGAGAGCTCCGAAAGATTGTGACTTTTGAGTTTCTCTCCAACCGCAGAATAGAGCAACTCAGCCACATTCGTGTCTCCGAGGTTCAAACCTCATTCAAAGAGCTCTGCAATTTATGTGTAGACAACAAGAAACAGAATGAATCTAGTTACAGTTGTGCTACTTTGGTGGACATGAAAGAGTGGCTTGAACATTTGACTTTCAATATAATAGTGAGGATGGTGGTGGGGAAGAGGTACTTTGGTGTGGTGCATGTGGAGGGCAAGGAGAAGGCAGAGAGGTTTATGAAGAATTTAGATGAGTTCATGAAATTGATGGGAACTTTCACTGTGGCTGATGGGGTTCCTTGCTTGAGGTGGTTGGATTTTGGGGGCTATGAGAAGGCCATGAAAGCAACGGCTGAGGAAATGGACAAGCTGTTGAGTGAGTGGTTGGAGGAGCACCGTGAGAAGAAGGGTTTGGATGGAAAGGTCAAAGGTGATCAAGACTTCATGGATGTAATGATTTCAGCACTTAATGGGGCTCCCATTGATGGGTTTGATGCTGATACCATTTGCAAAGCCACTACCCTG GAATTGATTTTGGGTGGGACTGATTCAACTGCTGTTACTCTCACATGGGCACTTAGTCTGCTCTTACGAAATCCTCTTGCAATGGAAAAGGCTAAAGAAGAAATTGACATGCATATTGGCAAAGATGGATGGATAAAAGAGTCAGACATAAGCAAACTTGTTTATCTTCAAGCCATAGTTAAGGAGACATTAAGATTGTATCCACCAGCACCTCTTTCATCACCTCGTGAATTCACACAAAATTGCACCTTAGGTGGCTACCACATCAAAAAGGGAACTCGACTAATGCATAACCTGTGGAAGATCCACAGAGATCCCAGTGTTTGGTCAGATCCATTAGAATTCAAACCAGAAAGGTTCCTGAGCACTCACGAACATGTGGATCTCAGAGGTCGACATTTTGAGTTGTTACCCTTTGGAAGTGGGAGAAGAATTTGTGCTGGAATGTCCCTTGGCTTAAATGTCATACATTTCACTTTGGCTAATTTGTTGCATTCCTTTGACATCTCAAATCCTTCGACTGAACCTATTGATATGACCGAGTTCTTTGGATTTACCAACACCAGAGCTACTCCACTTGAGGTTTTGGTTAAGCCTCGCCTATCTCCAAACCATTATGAAGCTTTGTAA
- the LOC114180341 gene encoding cytochrome P450 82A3-like, with product MDLFLANTLNTTVLALFSLTLLLAFSLFLFRPSKAGRNNLREPPMASRAWPILGHLMLLGGSPTPHKTLAAMADKYGPLFTIKLGSKRALVLSNWKMAKECYTTNDVVVSSRSKLVAIEHVAYNQASFGFAPYGPYWREIRKIVTVFLSDRKTELLSRVRVSEIRSSVKELFHVWSEKKGSDECVVVEMKQWFTELVFNIVFQTMAGKRLFGKSAVVSEKEAEKCVKALREFMHMLGVCTVADAVPVLRWMNLGVKAMKETAKELDVILDEWLVEHSKKREKGVESDDQDFMDMMLSVLEGATIDGFDAPTINKATTLALILGATDTSTVTLTWVICFLLKNPLILEKVKEEINTHIGEERFINESDMNKLVYLQAVVKETLRLYPPGPLSAPREFTQDCMLGGYHIKKGTRLITNLWKIQTDPTIWLDPLKFKPERFLTTHRDVDVKGQNFELLPFGSGRRICPGISFGLNMIHLTLANFLHSFEIFNKPNEGIDMSEALGMTNEKATPLEILVKPRLSSEYYESM from the exons ATGGATTTGTTCCTTGCGAATACCCTAAACACCACTGTACTTGCACTCTTTTCTCTAACATTACTCTTAGCTTTCTCTCTGTTTCTCTTTCGTCCCTCCAAAGCTGGTCGTAATAATCTGCGAGAACCTCCAATGGCCTCACGTGCATGGCCCATACTCGGCCACCTCATGCTTCTCGGGGGCTCACCAACACCCCACAAGACGTTGGCAGCCATGGCTGACAAGTATGGACCCCTCTTCACCATCAAGCTCGGTTCCAAACGCGCTTTGGTTCTCAGCAACTGGAAAATGGCGAAGGAATGTTACACCACAAACGACGTCGTCGTATCCTCTCGCTCCAAGCTCGTGGCCATCGAACACGTTGCTTACAACCAAGCAAGTTTCGGGTTCGCACCCTATGGTCCTTACTGGCGTGAGATACGGAAGATTGTGACCGTGTTCCTCTCCGACCGCAAAACGGAGCTTCTAAGCCGCGTTAGGGTTTCTGAGATTCGAAGTTCTGTTAAAGAGCTCTTTCATGTTTGGTCGGAGAAGAAGGGGAGTGATGAGTGCGTGGTGGTGGAGATGAAGCAGTGGTTCACTGAGTTGGTGTTCAATATAGTTTTCCAAACCATGGCTGGGAAGCGATTATTCG GTAAAAGCGCAGTGGTTAGTGAGAAAGAAGCAGAGAAGTGTGTGAAGGCTTTGAGGGAGTTCATGCACATGTTGGGAGTGTGCACAGTGGCTGATGCTGTTCCTGTTCTGAGATGGATGAATTTGGGAGTGAAAGCCATGAAAGAAACTGCCAAAGAATTGGATGTGATCTTAGATGAGTGGTTGGTGGAGCACAGCAAGAAGAGGGAAAAGGGTGTTGAAAGTGACGACCAAGACTTCATGGACATGATGCTTTCAGTGCTCGAAGGTGCCACCATCGATGGCTTCGATGCTCCTACTATAAACAAAGCCACAACTTTG GCACTGATCTTGGGTGCCACTGATACAAGCACAGTTACTCTTACATGGGTGATATGTTTCTTGTTGAAAAATCCTCTTATATTAGAAAAGGTAAAAGAAGAGATCAACACTCACATTGGAGAAGAGAGATTCATAAATGAGTCAGATATGAACAAGTTAGTGTACCTTCAAGCAGTGGTGAAAGAGACACTGAGGTTGTATCCACCAGGTCCTCTTTCAGCACCTCGTGAATTCACACAAGATTGCATGTTAGGTGGCTATCACATAAAAAAGGGAACTCGATTAATCACAAACCTGTGGAAGATCCAAACTGACCCTACTATTTGGTTGGATCCGTTGAAGTTCAAACCTGAAAGGTTTCTCACTACTCACAGAGATGTTGATGTTAAGGGTCAGAATTTTGAGTTGTTACCGTTTGGAAGTGGCAGAAGAATATGTCCAGGAATATCCTTTGGCCTTAACATGATTCATCTAACTCTGGCTAATTTTTTACActcttttgaaatatttaataaacccaatgaaGGTATTGATATGAGTGAAGCCCTTGGAATGACCAACGAGAAAGCTACTCCTCTTGAGATTCTTGTTAAACCACGTTTGTCTTCAGAGTATTATGAATCCATGTGA